Proteins from one Listeria innocua genomic window:
- a CDS encoding PTS sugar transporter subunit IIB, translating to MKILAVCGLGQGTSLILRMNVETVLRDMGVDADVEHIDVSAARSMNVDIIVTSQELAETLGTDTSAKVVIVNNYFDNAEIKTALSEAINS from the coding sequence ATGAAAATTTTAGCAGTGTGTGGACTTGGTCAAGGAACAAGCCTAATTTTAAGAATGAATGTAGAAACAGTTTTACGCGACATGGGAGTAGACGCAGACGTAGAGCATATTGATGTATCAGCTGCGCGTTCGATGAATGTGGATATTATTGTAACAAGTCAAGAATTAGCAGAAACACTTGGAACAGATACAAGCGCCAAAGTAGTCATCGTCAACAACTATTTTGACAATGCAGAAATTAAAACGGCATTATCTGAAGCAATCAATAGTTAA
- a CDS encoding PTS sugar transporter subunit IIA, with protein sequence MSFLDKELVNLHGSAKNADEAIMQAGELLVNAGYVSEQYVEKMVESYHENGAYFVIAPQIAIPHARPTDGVENSAVSLVVLKEGVNFGHAANDPVRLVFGLAATSSEAHLKVIQKIVSLLSNSDNIEKMIHSEDYQAIGELVEG encoded by the coding sequence ATGTCTTTTTTGGATAAAGAGCTTGTGAATCTGCACGGATCAGCTAAAAATGCTGATGAAGCTATCATGCAAGCAGGAGAATTATTAGTAAATGCAGGTTATGTGAGCGAACAGTACGTAGAAAAAATGGTGGAATCTTATCACGAAAATGGTGCGTACTTTGTTATTGCACCTCAAATAGCAATTCCTCATGCAAGGCCAACTGATGGTGTTGAAAACTCTGCAGTATCGCTTGTCGTACTAAAAGAAGGCGTGAATTTCGGACACGCCGCAAATGATCCCGTACGATTAGTATTCGGACTTGCAGCAACTTCAAGTGAGGCACATTTAAAAGTCATTCAAAAAATTGTCTCCTTGCTTAGTAACAGCGATAACATTGAAAAAATGATTCATTCAGAAGATTATCAAGCAATTGGAGAATTAGTGGAGGGATAA